The DNA segment TGAAAAAAGTACCGTTCCTTCAGGTGAGTAGTCATGACCGGGATTTCTTTGATCCCCTGTTCGGAGATCCTGAGTCGGGCTCTTCTAACGGAATTCATAAAGAACGTCTGGAAAAGGTATATAAACTGACGGGCTATGACGGGCGGAGAAAGTATGCCTCGACGCTTGAGGAGGTGATTGATACTCTAGAGATCCCCGACAGCGTCGTTGAGGACTTCGACAAAATCAGCGACGATGACGATCTCACTAACTCCTACATATATTTCGCTGAGTCACATCAACTCCTCGTAGACGCCTTCCAGTATTATGAAGAGTCCTTAGATGACTTCCTTGATAACGATGATCGATTCCCTACGAGTGAGCACGTAGCTCACGCACTCATCAACCTCACCTTGTTTGTTTTCAGATCTTTCCGTATCTCTGAAATCCTGTTCACGGGGGAGAACAAGGAATTGAGAGTCAACGTCTTTCAAGAGCTTAACGACGCTGGAAAGCCACTCACTACGAAGGATAAAATCAAAGCAAGAATTGTGAGTCTATTCCAACAGTCAGGCTCCTACTCTGTGGAAGACGAACTTGAAACATGGAGTGAAATCGTCGAACGGTTTGCCGACAAATCTGAGAGGGTGGAAGAATTCTTAGTTACATATGTACAAGCGACACGTAATCCGGACGGAGCGAAACATGCCCGTGACAATCTTCTGGACCTCTTTCGGCTCACTGATGTCGGTGGACATGAATTTACACCACAACTCACCTCGGATAGTGGGGGACATGAGTTCTTACAGGAACTTGACCGATATTCTAAGCGTTTTGTAGAGATCGAGGACCTCTCCCTGACAGGTGGGGCACACTCACTCGATGATGATATCCGTAAGAGGAGTGAAGAAATACTTCGACGCCTCACCAATCTGAATACTACTCAATGGATTCCGTTTGTTCTGTATTTATATGATGATGTTTCGTCGATACCGGGGAAGGGTGAATTCCTACAGAACGTGCTCGAGACGGTTGAATCGTTAATCTTCCGTGTCTCATTGAGCGAAGTTCGAACAACTGTTATTGAGTCAACATTTATGGAATCAGCAGCGGAATTCAGGGAAGCAAAAGAACGTGATGATATTGACGAACCGTATACCGCTGAAAGTGTTAGCAAGCTAGTCCTACGAAATGTCGAAGAGAATAGGAAACTCACTGGTGAGACTCTCGTCGATACGATTGTTCGGTCGAGAGGGTGGGGGGAATAAACGCACAAAGCAACTGTTCTTGAAACTCGTGGACGAGCATTTCAGTGGGGAAGACGGTATGACGCGTCGGGATATTGATGAGGATGTCTCTGTAGACATTGAACATGTTTTCCCTAGTGGATTCCTCAGAAGCGATTCGACCAACCCTTACGCATGGTTGTCAGACTTTTTCGCTGTCGATGGGAGTGAAATCTTGGGAACCGATTCGACAATCATCGATCAAATAGACACTCTTCAAGATTGCGATGCAGCAAGTATTTCTGAAGATGATGAAATCTATGACCGGATTCAACGGATCACCTCACACATTGAATCTGACTTCGTCAGAGATCTCGGAAATATGATTATCCTAGAAGGGGGTGTTAATCGGTCTATCCAGAATAGC comes from the Halapricum desulfuricans genome and includes:
- a CDS encoding DUF262 domain-containing protein, whose amino-acid sequence is MDNSSNVPLCGEEIFMYPGEPGGMGTLDYTEDDYRDGYPSLKFVSRKHLLDALEDDLETRDVDLFGELEEARFKIPDYQRHYSWDGDDHQRLWYKLLQITQLEYTPGPNPPENFFGTIYVGELQERKRYEVIDGQQRLTTIAIVLECVRRKLEEVIPDLSGDIEELSTHIKEAWIENLLLRQRGMKKVPFLQVSSHDRDFFDPLFGDPESGSSNGIHKERLEKVYKLTGYDGRRKYASTLEEVIDTLEIPDSVVEDFDKISDDDDLTNSYIYFAESHQLLVDAFQYYEESLDDFLDNDDRFPTSEHVAHALINLTLFVFRSFRISEILFTGENKELRVNVFQELNDAGKPLTTKDKIKARIVSLFQQSGSYSVEDELETWSEIVERFADKSERVEEFLVTYVQATRNPDGAKHARDNLLDLFRLTDVGGHEFTPQLTSDSGGHEFLQELDRYSKRFVEIEDLSLTGGAHSLDDDIRKRSEEILRRLTNLNTTQWIPFVLYLYDDVSSIPGKGEFLQNVLETVESLIFRVSLSEVRTTVIESTFMESAAEFREAKERDDIDEPYTAESVSKLVLRNVEENRKLTGETLVDTIVRSRGWGE